A stretch of Arachis hypogaea cultivar Tifrunner chromosome 15, arahy.Tifrunner.gnm2.J5K5, whole genome shotgun sequence DNA encodes these proteins:
- the LOC112747434 gene encoding plastoglobulin-1, chloroplastic-like, producing MAQLSSFACTPRVPSTTSQNPNSLFPFSLSPLRFPFPLSPRSQTFPSIRLAASSPADGGSGDVDKASAKISDEWGEDYEPEPEAAFTKLPDSDPPRDEDEWEEGGRDGDGGYVDGGNGTPAATPKDVSAEEEGKLEGLKRALVDSVYGTQLGFRAGSEVRAEVSELVTQLEAANPTPNPVEEPALLDGTWVLLYTASSELLPLLAVGSLPLLKVDKISQTIDTGSLTIINSITLSSPFTTLSFSASASFEVRTPTRIQVTFKEGSFNPPEIKSRPELPEDVDIFGQRISLSPLQQSLGPLQDAVANISRAISGQPPLKVPIPGERTSSWLITTYLDKDFRISRGDGGLFVLAKEGSPLLD from the exons ATGGCTCAACTCTCCTCTTTCGCGTGCACCCCACGCGTCCCTTCCACCACCTCGCAAAACCCTAATTCCCTCTTTCCGTTTTCTCTTTCTCCCCTTCGCTTCCCATTCCCTCTCTCTCCTCGCTCTCAAACCTTCCCTTCTATCCGCCTCGCCGCCTCCTCCCCTGCCGACGGTGGCTCCGGCGACGTTGACAAGGCCTCCGCCAAGATCTCCGATGAATGGGGTGAGGATTACGAGCCCGAGCCCGAAGCGGCGTTCACCAAGCTTCCCGATTCTGACCCTCCCAGGGACGAAGATGAGTGGGAGGAAGGAGGACGTGATGGCGACGGCGGTTACGTCGACGGCGGAAACGGAACTCCGGCTGCCACGCCTAAGGATGTTTCGGCGGAGGAGGAGGGGAAGCTGGAGGGTCTGAAGCGGGCTCTAGTGGACAGTGTTTATGGGACTCAGCTCGGGTTTCGGGCAGGGTCGGAGGTCCGGGCCGAGGTATCCGAGTTGGTGACTCAGTTGGAAGCGGCAAACCCGACACCTAACCCGGTTGAGGAACCCGCGCTTCTCGATGGAACTTGGGTGTTGCT GTACACTGCATCTTCGGAACTTTTACCTCTTCTAGCAGTTGGATCGTTACCTTTGTTGAAGGTGGACAAGATTTCACAAACAATCGATACTGGTAGCTTGACCATCATAAACTCCATCACATTATCTAGTCCTTTTACCACTTTGTCTTTCAGTGCATCTGCCTCATTTGAAGTTCGAACCCCTACAAGAATACAG GTTACATTTAAAGAAGGTTCATTCAATCCTCCAGAGATAAAGTCTCGACCTGAACTGCCAGAAGATGTAGACATTTTTGGCCAAAGGATCAGCCTTTCACCTCTGCAACAATCTCTTGGTCCTCTGCAAGATGCAGTGGCAAACATTTCACGTGCCATATCCGGTCAGCCACCTCTCAAGGTTCCCATTCCTGGTGAGAGGACTAGTTCATGGCTTATTACTACATATCTTGATAAGGACTTCAGAATATCAAGGGGAGATGGCGGTCTTTTTGTCCTTGCCAAAGAAGGGAGTCCCCTTCTTGATTAG
- the LOC112747435 gene encoding uncharacterized protein, whose protein sequence is MVLWEITLGTAYFLGLKRTYRLALRIQRKLISPNHPKVRDFLHRRTRAVFDVVVKVHRNIQDRDIEAGRNLGNTILRWLDRMKPSAGIRGPPSGSLPSGSSSEKLTKNSAGASNNKPTGYFGSFKKDSDRHLFTSLRQRPFPTISMMTRPPNPARTSVHGRNLSIYAPEISSSNYRMNESGGVFRKDIMQWMLRN, encoded by the exons ATGGTGCTGTGGGAGATAACACTTGGAACTGCGTATTTTCTGGGTCTGAAACGAACTTACAGGCTTGCCCTCAGGATTCAGCGCAAGCTCATTAGCCCTAACCACCCTAAGGTCCGCGATTTCCTTCACAG GCGGACCCGTGCTGTATTTGACGTAGTAGTCAAAGTTCATAGAAACATTCAAGATAGAGACATAGAAGCAGGACGGAATCTTGGAAACACAATTTTGCGATGGCTAGATCGGATGAAGCCATCAGCTGGGATTCGAGGTCCTCCTTCCGGATCACTTCCCAGTGGCAGCTCAAGTGAAAAACTGACAAAGAATTCAGCTGGAGCTTCGAACAACAAGCCTACTGGTTATTTTGGATCCTTCAAGAAGGACTCCGATAGGCATCTCTTTACCTCGTTGAGACAAAGACCTTTTCCTACCATTTCAATGATGACTCGACCACCGAATCCTGCCAGGACTAGTGTCCATGGCAGGAACCTCAGCATCTATGCTCCTGAAATCTCTAGTTCAAATTATAGAATGAATGAGTCAGGAGGTGTATTTAGGAAGGACATCATGCAATGGATGCTGCGAAACTAG
- the LOC112747433 gene encoding uncharacterized protein isoform X1 — MHRQSLGSPSSKLHHGVALADHHALPADDAPKPHRMSSPPHRPPHKLIHLIPLLTLLCFLILYLCSHTPSPSDLDHVPGFNRSSKQHVLDSVAEINDIERYTDAKRADVFAIRSLRNLQQIQKNRLNRKLADF; from the exons ATGCACAGACAGTCCCTGGGTTCGCCCTCCTCCAAGCTCCACCATGGAGTCGCCCTCGCCGACCACCACGCTCTCCCCGCCGACGACGCTCCCAAGCCTCACCGCATGTCCTCTCCGCCTCACCGCCCTCCTCACAAGCTCATCCACCTCATTCCTCTCCTCACTCTCCTCTGTTTCCTCATCCTCTACCTTTGCTCCCACACTCCCTCTCCCTCAG ATTTAGATCATGTTCCTGGATTCAACCGCTCCTCCAAGCAACATGTATTAG ATTCAGTTGCGGAGATCAACGACATTGAGCGTTACACGGACGCCAAGAGAGCTGATGTTTTCGCGATCCGAAGCCTCCGTAATTTACAGCAGATACAAAAAAATCGCCTCAACAGAAAACTCGCCGATTtttaa
- the LOC112747433 gene encoding uncharacterized protein isoform X2: MHRQSLGSPSSKLHHGVALADHHALPADDAPKPHRMSSPPHRPPHKLIHLIPLLTLLCFLILYLCSHTPSPSDLDHVPGFNRSSKQHVLVAEINDIERYTDAKRADVFAIRSLRNLQQIQKNRLNRKLADF; this comes from the exons ATGCACAGACAGTCCCTGGGTTCGCCCTCCTCCAAGCTCCACCATGGAGTCGCCCTCGCCGACCACCACGCTCTCCCCGCCGACGACGCTCCCAAGCCTCACCGCATGTCCTCTCCGCCTCACCGCCCTCCTCACAAGCTCATCCACCTCATTCCTCTCCTCACTCTCCTCTGTTTCCTCATCCTCTACCTTTGCTCCCACACTCCCTCTCCCTCAG ATTTAGATCATGTTCCTGGATTCAACCGCTCCTCCAAGCAACATGTATTAG TTGCGGAGATCAACGACATTGAGCGTTACACGGACGCCAAGAGAGCTGATGTTTTCGCGATCCGAAGCCTCCGTAATTTACAGCAGATACAAAAAAATCGCCTCAACAGAAAACTCGCCGATTtttaa